The genomic segment TGGCGCACTGCATTCGCACCAGCGCAATCACACAGCTGAAGGTATGAAGCAGACCTCGCGGCCGACCATGTCGCAACGCGAGCGGTGCGGCTTAGGCTCCCGACAGCATTTCGGCGACCAGGAAGGCCAGCTCGAGGCTCTGGGCGCGGTTGAGGCGCGGATCGCACAGCGTCTCGTAGCGGTGCGCGAGACCTTCAGCCGACAGCTTGGCGCCGCCGCCGACGCACTCGGTGACGTCGTCGCCGGTGAGCTCGACATGGACGCCTCCGGGCCACGTACCGAGGCTGCGGTGCACCTCGAAGAAGCCGCGGACCTCGTCGATGACATCGTCGAACTCGCGCGTCTTGTAGCCGTTGGTGGTCTCGAACGTGTTGCCGTGCATCGGATCGCACACCCAGGCGACTTCAAGACCGGCTGCAGTCACCTTCTCAACAAGGTTGGGCAGTCCGTCGCGGATCTTGTCAGCGCCAAAGCGGGTGATGAACGTGATCTTGCCGGGTACGCGCTCGGGGTTGAGCTTCTCGTACAGCGCGATCGCGTCATCGGCCGTCGACGTCGGGCCGAGCTTCACGCCAATCGGGTTGGCGATCTTGCTGAGGAGCTCGACATGCGCGCCATCGAGCTGACGGGTGCGCTCGCCGATCCACACGAAGTGGCTCGACACGTCGTACGGCTGCTCGGTACGCGAGTCGATGCGAGTGAGCGAGTGTTCGTACTCGAGGATCAGAGCCTCGTGCGACGAGAAGAAGTCGACCGTGTGGAACTCGTCCGGGTCGACGCCAATGGCGTCCATGAACGCCAGCGCGCGATCGATCTCGGCGCCGATGCGCTCGTAGCGCTCCCCTACGGGGCTGTTCTTGACGA from the Aeromicrobium panaciterrae genome contains:
- a CDS encoding class II 3-deoxy-7-phosphoheptulonate synthase; amino-acid sequence: MSIPTLDELRTLGAAQQPTYVDPAARDAAVQKLRTMPPLVFAGECDALRDKLAEVARGEAFLLQGGDCAETFEGVTAENVRNKLRVLLSMAVVLTYAASVPVVKVGRLAGQYAKPRSSDMETREGVTLPAYRGDAVNGFDFNAESRAHDPQRLVEVYHASASTLNLARAFTTGGYADLRQMHAWNTDFVKNSPVGERYERIGAEIDRALAFMDAIGVDPDEFHTVDFFSSHEALILEYEHSLTRIDSRTEQPYDVSSHFVWIGERTRQLDGAHVELLSKIANPIGVKLGPTSTADDAIALYEKLNPERVPGKITFITRFGADKIRDGLPNLVEKVTAAGLEVAWVCDPMHGNTFETTNGYKTREFDDVIDEVRGFFEVHRSLGTWPGGVHVELTGDDVTECVGGGAKLSAEGLAHRYETLCDPRLNRAQSLELAFLVAEMLSGA